The following are encoded in a window of Streptomyces sp. SAT1 genomic DNA:
- a CDS encoding GlcG/HbpS family heme-binding protein encodes MQHKAKKFSTRARTVTAVAAVAAVGAGVAGAVSASAGTPAAAPVAATAAVKGRATTTSTHLTVEAATEAARAALKAAQKEGQRVTVAVVDRNGNTVVTLRGDGAGPQSYDSAVKKAYTAVSWNAPTSQLVKRLDGAPTLKDIPGTLFLAGGAPVAYDNAPIAAVGVAGAPSGDLDEKFAQVGVAAIGNGR; translated from the coding sequence ATGCAGCACAAGGCCAAGAAGTTCTCCACCCGCGCCAGGACCGTCACCGCCGTGGCGGCCGTGGCGGCGGTCGGTGCCGGGGTGGCCGGCGCGGTGTCCGCCTCCGCCGGCACCCCGGCCGCCGCGCCGGTCGCGGCGACCGCCGCGGTGAAGGGCAGGGCCACGACCACCAGCACCCACCTGACGGTCGAGGCCGCCACCGAGGCCGCGCGGGCGGCCCTCAAGGCGGCGCAGAAGGAGGGCCAGCGGGTGACCGTCGCGGTGGTGGACCGCAACGGCAACACGGTCGTCACCCTGCGCGGGGACGGCGCCGGTCCGCAGTCCTACGACTCCGCGGTCAAGAAGGCGTACACCGCCGTGTCCTGGAACGCCCCCACCTCCCAGCTGGTCAAGCGCCTGGACGGGGCGCCCACCCTCAAGGACATCCCGGGCACACTGTTCCTCGCGGGCGGCGCCCCGGTCGCCTACGACAACGCGCCGATCGCGGCCGTCGGCGTGGCGGGCGCGCCCTCCGGCGACCTGGACGAGAAGTTCGCCCAGGTCGGCGTGGCGGCCATCGGCAACGGCCGCTGA
- the cynS gene encoding cyanase, which yields MTHAQFDPSARQALAVTAVEAKIRKDLSWQQIADAAGLSVAFTTAAVLGQHALPEESAAAVAELLGLDDDAVTLLRTIPTRGSLAGAVPTDPTIYRFYEMLQVYGTTLKALVHEQFGDGIISAINFKLDVKKVADPEGGERAVITLDGKYLPTKPF from the coding sequence ATGACGCACGCCCAGTTCGACCCCTCCGCCCGGCAGGCCCTCGCCGTCACCGCCGTCGAGGCCAAGATCCGCAAGGACCTCAGCTGGCAGCAGATCGCGGACGCGGCCGGCCTCTCCGTGGCCTTCACCACCGCTGCCGTGCTCGGCCAGCACGCCCTGCCCGAGGAGTCCGCCGCGGCCGTCGCCGAGCTGCTCGGCCTGGACGACGACGCCGTGACGCTGCTCCGGACGATCCCGACCCGCGGCTCCCTGGCCGGTGCCGTCCCCACCGACCCGACCATCTACCGCTTCTACGAGATGCTCCAGGTGTACGGCACCACGCTCAAGGCACTCGTGCACGAGCAGTTCGGCGACGGCATCATCTCCGCGATCAACTTCAAGCTGGACGTCAAGAAGGTCGCCGACCCCGAGGGCGGCGAGCGCGCCGTGATCACCCTGGACGGCAAGTACCTGCCGACCAAGCCCTTCTGA
- a CDS encoding nucleoside deaminase has product MDFAQRTIDLARRNVAEGGRPFATVIVKDGKILAESANQVAQTSDPTAHAEILAVREACTRLGTEHLVGATVYVLAHPCPMCLGSLYYCSPDEVVFLTTRDAYEPHYVDDRKYFELDTFYGEFAKDWRERRLPMRHEPREDAVDVYRLWQERNGGERRVAGVPTAA; this is encoded by the coding sequence ATGGACTTCGCACAGCGCACCATCGACCTCGCCCGCCGCAATGTCGCCGAGGGCGGGCGCCCGTTCGCCACCGTCATCGTCAAGGACGGCAAGATCCTGGCCGAGAGCGCCAACCAGGTCGCTCAGACCAGCGACCCCACCGCCCACGCCGAGATCCTCGCTGTACGCGAGGCGTGCACCCGGCTCGGCACGGAACACCTCGTCGGCGCCACCGTCTACGTCCTCGCCCACCCCTGCCCGATGTGCCTGGGTTCGCTCTACTACTGCTCGCCGGACGAGGTCGTCTTCCTCACCACCCGCGACGCCTACGAACCCCACTACGTCGACGACCGCAAGTACTTCGAACTCGACACCTTCTACGGCGAGTTCGCCAAGGACTGGCGCGAGCGCCGACTGCCCATGCGGCACGAGCCGCGCGAGGACGCCGTCGACGTCTACCGGCTGTGGCAGGAGCGCAACGGCGGTGAGCGCCGCGTCGCCGGTGTCCCCACGGCGGCCTGA
- a CDS encoding FadR/GntR family transcriptional regulator codes for MNPSRPKEFRTTARPSLRQEVSEAIKSYILDNRLKPGDPLPSEAELCAALGASRSSIREAVKALAVLDIVEVRRGHGTYVGRLSLSALVEGLVFRGLLSPQDDFRILSELIEVRELIERGMAERILAALAPGDLDALDALVDEMDALGAAGEDLATCDRAFHERLMEPIGNQLVSQLSQAFWDVYALVAPHLRGGSETDQAGTVADHRALVRAARDRDADAFSRALAGHYAPVRTRLAQARAAQDGPTTGAATAS; via the coding sequence GTGAACCCGTCGCGTCCGAAGGAGTTCCGGACGACGGCCCGGCCGTCGCTGCGGCAGGAGGTCTCGGAGGCGATCAAGAGTTACATCCTCGACAACCGCCTCAAGCCGGGCGACCCGCTGCCGTCCGAGGCCGAGCTGTGCGCCGCGCTCGGCGCCAGCCGGTCCAGCATCCGCGAGGCGGTCAAGGCCCTGGCCGTGCTCGACATCGTGGAGGTGCGGCGCGGCCACGGGACGTACGTGGGCCGGCTCAGCCTCTCCGCGCTGGTGGAGGGCCTGGTCTTCCGCGGTCTGCTCAGTCCTCAGGACGACTTCCGGATCCTGTCCGAGCTGATCGAGGTGCGCGAGCTGATCGAGCGCGGCATGGCCGAGCGCATCCTCGCGGCGCTCGCCCCCGGCGATCTGGACGCGCTGGACGCGCTGGTGGACGAGATGGACGCCCTCGGCGCCGCGGGCGAGGACCTCGCGACCTGCGACCGCGCCTTCCACGAACGGCTGATGGAACCGATCGGAAACCAACTGGTCAGCCAGCTCTCCCAGGCGTTCTGGGACGTGTACGCCCTCGTGGCGCCGCATCTCAGGGGCGGCTCCGAAACGGACCAGGCCGGCACGGTCGCCGATCACCGCGCCCTGGTCCGCGCGGCCAGGGACCGCGACGCGGACGCTTTCTCGCGCGCCCTCGCCGGTCACTACGCGCCCGTACGCACCCGGCTGGCCCAGGCCCGCGCCGCTCAGGACGGCCCGACGACCGGGGCCGCGACTGCCTCCTGA
- a CDS encoding TetR/AcrR family transcriptional regulator produces the protein MSSSVSRKRVRKDPATRRAEIVGTAAAIALAEGLECITLRRIAEELAVRPGLISHYFPAADDLVAEAFGSAATGELDALVPAGRPGETPTLRLVRFLARTTGDAYDTMSRLWINARHLSRYRPELRERVVGQEAAWRGRLGALVQEGVDAGEFHPADVSVAVVQILVVLDGLGAHANTGTAEHPAAVSGMAAATAENALGLPAGTLAAPAEGAVPAVRSAADGESAPASARTTATATAASTVTSGSASGSGPGSGSASGSGPGPGSGSGSGFRSGSEPAPVSRTESSESSEPSAP, from the coding sequence ATGTCGTCAAGCGTCAGCCGCAAACGAGTTCGCAAAGACCCGGCCACCCGGCGTGCGGAGATCGTCGGCACCGCCGCGGCGATCGCGCTGGCCGAGGGGCTGGAGTGCATCACCCTGCGCCGGATCGCCGAGGAACTGGCGGTGCGCCCGGGGCTGATCAGCCACTACTTCCCCGCCGCGGACGATCTCGTGGCGGAGGCGTTCGGCAGCGCCGCCACCGGCGAGCTGGACGCCCTGGTCCCGGCCGGGCGGCCCGGCGAGACGCCCACCCTGCGCCTGGTCCGGTTCCTCGCCCGCACGACGGGCGACGCCTACGACACGATGAGCAGGCTGTGGATCAACGCCCGGCACCTGAGCCGCTACCGGCCCGAACTGCGCGAGCGGGTCGTCGGGCAGGAGGCCGCCTGGCGCGGTCGCCTCGGCGCGCTCGTCCAGGAGGGCGTGGACGCGGGCGAGTTCCACCCGGCCGACGTGTCCGTGGCCGTCGTCCAGATCCTCGTCGTCCTCGACGGCCTGGGCGCGCACGCGAACACCGGTACGGCCGAGCACCCGGCGGCGGTGAGCGGCATGGCCGCCGCCACGGCGGAGAACGCGCTCGGGCTGCCCGCGGGCACGCTCGCCGCACCCGCCGAGGGAGCGGTTCCCGCCGTGCGGAGCGCCGCCGACGGGGAGAGCGCCCCCGCGTCGGCACGGACCACGGCCACCGCCACCGCCGCCTCCACTGTCACCTCCGGCTCTGCATCCGGCTCCGGCCCTGGATCCGGCTCTGCATCCGGCTCCGGCCCTGGACCCGGCTCCGGTTCCGGTTCCGGGTTTCGGTCCGGTTCCGAACCGGCCCCGGTCTCCCGCACGGAGTCCTCGGAGTCCTCGGAGCCCTCGGCCCCGTAG
- a CDS encoding ankyrin repeat domain-containing protein, giving the protein MAKKSLSPADRALLDAARRGDTAAVRAALDAGARLEARDEDGRTPLLRAALADRVAAAEALVGAGADVNAQDARQDSAWLVTGVTGSVAMMRVLLPGGPDPALTNRFGGVSVIPASERGHVAYVRAVLAETDIDVDHVNRLGWTALLEAVILGDGGRTHQEVVEVLLAAGADPLLPDGDGTTALAHAERRGFDGIAAVLREAEGRAGTRGREAGR; this is encoded by the coding sequence GTGGCCAAGAAATCCCTCTCCCCGGCCGACCGCGCCCTGCTGGACGCCGCGCGGCGCGGTGACACCGCCGCCGTACGCGCCGCGCTGGACGCGGGCGCTCGGCTGGAGGCACGCGACGAGGACGGCCGTACACCGCTCCTGCGGGCGGCCCTCGCCGACCGGGTCGCCGCCGCCGAGGCGCTGGTCGGCGCGGGCGCGGACGTGAACGCGCAGGACGCACGGCAGGACAGCGCCTGGCTGGTGACCGGCGTGACCGGCAGCGTGGCGATGATGCGCGTGCTGCTGCCCGGCGGGCCGGATCCGGCGCTGACCAACCGGTTCGGCGGGGTGTCGGTGATCCCGGCGAGCGAGCGCGGCCATGTGGCCTACGTACGGGCGGTGCTGGCCGAGACGGACATCGACGTGGACCACGTCAACCGGCTCGGCTGGACCGCCCTGTTGGAGGCGGTGATCCTCGGCGACGGCGGGCGCACCCACCAGGAGGTCGTGGAGGTGCTGCTCGCGGCGGGCGCCGACCCGCTGCTGCCGGACGGCGACGGCACGACGGCGCTCGCCCACGCCGAACGCCGGGGTTTCGACGGCATCGCCGCCGTCCTGCGGGAGGCCGAGGGGCGGGCGGGTACGCGCGGCCGGGAGGCCGGACGATGA
- a CDS encoding purine-cytosine permease family protein produces MASTIPDPHPDVDDRPGAPPPPERAARVEAHGIDHIPDGERRGRPRELFSVWAAANVNYLSLVVGGALVLMGLGLWQALAVIVVGNAFWLLTGVLAVSGPAAGTPSEVITRAMYGIRGNRVNNAVVGWLISVCYFALNLAAAATAAFSLAGEAGLPVNTGVKIVVVVAVAALTLTISVYGHALIMKLYLPITLALTVAFAGVAVAVVRHADFSYTPEQPLTGTALWAAVLGGIALVASGPLSYTTSADFSRYLPRTTSARAIVGWTALGGFLPGTLVCALGAFAATAVDMTDPQSALRGILPGWFDPVFLLALILGTVAINALTAYSAGLALQAVGVRIRRSLSVLVDGTVSVALTLYALLVSNFLDTVNNVLQLTVALLGPSMAVYATDILLRRNRYDGRALTDETRGSPFWYSGGVNRAGAVAVLAGTAAASLCVDTLSCTGPIASALGGVDLALPVGLVVASVLYAALLPRTGPGLRLDPPPTDRR; encoded by the coding sequence ATGGCGTCCACGATCCCCGACCCGCACCCGGACGTCGACGACCGTCCCGGCGCACCGCCGCCCCCCGAGCGCGCGGCGCGCGTCGAGGCCCACGGCATCGACCACATCCCGGACGGCGAACGCCGCGGCCGGCCACGGGAGTTGTTCTCCGTGTGGGCCGCCGCGAACGTCAACTACCTCAGCCTGGTGGTCGGCGGCGCGCTCGTCCTGATGGGCCTCGGTCTGTGGCAGGCGCTCGCGGTCATCGTGGTGGGCAACGCGTTCTGGCTGCTGACCGGGGTGCTGGCCGTCTCCGGTCCGGCCGCGGGCACACCGAGCGAGGTGATCACCCGCGCCATGTACGGGATCCGCGGCAACCGCGTGAACAACGCCGTCGTCGGCTGGCTGATCTCCGTCTGCTACTTCGCACTCAACCTCGCCGCCGCCGCGACAGCGGCCTTCTCCCTGGCCGGCGAGGCGGGCCTGCCGGTGAACACCGGGGTGAAGATCGTCGTCGTGGTGGCCGTCGCGGCCCTGACCCTCACCATCAGCGTCTACGGCCACGCACTGATCATGAAGCTGTATCTCCCGATCACCCTGGCCCTCACCGTCGCCTTCGCGGGGGTCGCGGTCGCCGTCGTCCGGCACGCGGACTTCTCCTACACGCCCGAGCAGCCGCTGACCGGCACCGCACTGTGGGCGGCCGTCCTCGGCGGGATCGCCCTCGTCGCCTCGGGCCCGCTGTCGTACACGACCAGCGCGGACTTCTCCCGCTATCTGCCCCGTACGACGTCGGCGCGGGCGATCGTCGGCTGGACGGCGCTCGGCGGCTTCCTGCCGGGCACGCTGGTCTGCGCGCTGGGCGCGTTCGCCGCGACCGCCGTCGACATGACCGACCCGCAGAGCGCGCTGCGCGGGATCCTGCCCGGCTGGTTCGACCCGGTCTTCCTGCTGGCGCTGATCCTCGGCACCGTCGCCATCAACGCCCTGACCGCCTACAGCGCGGGCCTGGCCCTCCAGGCGGTGGGCGTGCGCATCCGCCGCTCGCTCAGCGTCCTCGTCGACGGCACGGTCTCGGTCGCGCTCACCCTGTACGCGCTGCTCGTGTCCAACTTCCTCGACACGGTGAACAACGTCCTCCAGCTCACCGTCGCGCTCCTCGGTCCCAGCATGGCCGTCTACGCCACCGACATCCTGCTGCGCCGCAACCGCTACGACGGGCGCGCCCTGACGGACGAGACCCGGGGCAGCCCCTTCTGGTACTCCGGCGGCGTGAACCGGGCCGGCGCGGTCGCCGTCCTCGCGGGCACCGCCGCCGCGTCCCTGTGCGTCGACACCCTCTCCTGCACCGGGCCGATCGCGTCCGCCCTCGGCGGCGTGGACCTCGCCCTGCCGGTGGGCCTGGTGGTCGCGTCGGTGCTGTACGCCGCGCTGCTGCCGAGGACGGGGCCGGGGCTCCGGCTCGATCCGCCTCCCACCGACCGGCGGTAG
- a CDS encoding amidohydrolase, whose product MSPDLVLLSARLLDPGTGSLLPHTALAVGDGRITHLGDDREIRALAGPATTVLDLKGAVVTAGFTDGHLHPVSGAERTMGVDLSACRDLADVRAALAGPAAALAPGAWLRGWGLDPNSFGDAPVAAASLGPVLDGVPALIDLFDGHSMLASARALEQAGVDGPRRFEQAAEIVCDEAGRPTGLLLEDAACELVEAVAPRPTGDELRARTAEVLREMAATGLTGGHAMDANGATLDILGALEGDGDLPLRLRVAPWCQPGADAEAVDGLVRQQGTGGRLWQVAGVKMFMDGTIDNGTAWLESPDCHGESRDAFWPDPDQYRRVVGALHRAGVPTATHAIGDAAVRHVLDSVERAQAETPAADGAPVRHRVEHIETVPDDTVPRFARLGVAASMQPTHCCEYTRADHTDNWSRRLGEERASRAFRCRDLWDAGARVVLGSDWPIAPYPPLGVMAGARHRRPGDLSRPPHGPEQALTPLRALRGITLNPAWAAGEEHMAGRLAVGYRADLTVLADNPLDVADADLAGLPVLLTVVAGRPTHRAAGI is encoded by the coding sequence GTGTCCCCCGATCTCGTCCTGCTCTCCGCCCGGCTGCTCGACCCGGGCACGGGCTCGCTCCTGCCGCACACCGCGCTGGCCGTCGGCGACGGCCGTATCACCCACCTCGGGGACGACCGCGAGATCCGGGCGCTGGCCGGACCGGCGACCACCGTGCTCGACCTGAAGGGCGCGGTGGTCACCGCGGGCTTCACGGACGGCCATCTGCACCCGGTCTCCGGCGCCGAACGCACCATGGGCGTGGACCTCTCCGCCTGCCGCGATCTGGCGGACGTGCGCGCGGCGCTCGCCGGTCCGGCCGCGGCGCTCGCGCCCGGCGCCTGGCTGCGCGGCTGGGGCCTGGACCCGAACTCCTTCGGCGACGCACCCGTGGCCGCCGCGTCCCTCGGCCCGGTCCTCGACGGCGTACCGGCCCTGATCGACCTGTTCGACGGGCACTCCATGCTGGCCAGCGCCCGTGCGCTGGAACAGGCGGGTGTCGACGGGCCCCGCCGGTTCGAGCAGGCCGCCGAGATCGTCTGCGACGAGGCGGGCCGCCCCACCGGGCTGCTGCTGGAGGACGCGGCCTGCGAACTCGTCGAGGCCGTCGCGCCCCGGCCGACCGGGGACGAGCTGCGGGCACGGACCGCCGAGGTGCTGCGGGAGATGGCCGCGACCGGGCTGACCGGCGGGCATGCCATGGACGCGAACGGCGCGACCCTCGACATCCTCGGCGCGCTGGAGGGCGACGGCGACCTGCCGCTGCGGCTGCGGGTGGCGCCCTGGTGCCAGCCCGGCGCCGACGCGGAGGCGGTCGACGGACTCGTCCGGCAGCAGGGCACCGGCGGCAGGCTGTGGCAGGTCGCCGGGGTGAAGATGTTCATGGACGGCACCATCGACAACGGCACCGCCTGGCTGGAGAGCCCCGACTGCCACGGGGAGTCCCGGGACGCCTTCTGGCCCGACCCCGACCAGTACCGCCGGGTGGTCGGCGCGCTGCACCGGGCCGGGGTGCCCACGGCCACCCACGCCATCGGGGACGCCGCCGTCCGTCACGTCCTGGACTCGGTGGAACGGGCGCAGGCGGAGACCCCGGCGGCGGACGGCGCACCGGTACGGCACCGGGTGGAGCACATCGAGACCGTCCCGGACGACACCGTGCCGCGCTTCGCCCGGCTCGGGGTGGCGGCCTCGATGCAGCCCACCCACTGCTGCGAGTACACGCGCGCCGACCACACCGACAACTGGTCGCGCCGCCTCGGCGAGGAGCGGGCGTCCCGGGCGTTCCGCTGCCGCGACCTGTGGGACGCGGGCGCCCGGGTTGTCCTCGGCTCCGACTGGCCCATCGCGCCCTATCCGCCCCTCGGTGTCATGGCGGGCGCCCGGCACCGGCGCCCCGGCGACCTCTCCCGGCCGCCGCACGGCCCCGAGCAGGCGCTGACCCCGCTCCGGGCGCTGCGCGGCATCACCCTCAACCCGGCCTGGGCCGCGGGGGAGGAGCACATGGCCGGCCGTCTCGCCGTCGGGTACCGTGCGGATCTCACGGTGCTCGCCGACAACCCCCTCGACGTGGCCGACGCGGACCTGGCCGGGCTGCCGGTCCTGCTCACGGTGGTGGCCGGGCGCCCCACCCACCGCGCCGCCGGGATCTGA
- a CDS encoding nucleoside deaminase: MPYLERAVGLAAEALRAGDEPFGSLLVGGDGRILAEDRNRVHTLGDRTRHPEFALARWAIEHLDGRERAAATVFTSGEHCTMCAAAHGWAGLGTVVYAHSAAELTAWLTALDAPPSPVRCLPLRDVVPGLDVRGPAPALTSRLRALHHEFHRRCAEGP; this comes from the coding sequence CTGCCGTACCTGGAACGTGCCGTCGGCCTGGCGGCCGAGGCGCTGCGCGCCGGGGACGAGCCGTTCGGATCGCTGCTGGTCGGCGGCGACGGGCGGATCCTGGCGGAGGACCGCAACCGGGTGCACACCCTGGGCGACCGCACCCGTCACCCCGAGTTCGCCCTGGCGCGCTGGGCCATCGAGCACCTCGATGGCCGCGAGCGGGCGGCGGCGACCGTCTTCACCTCGGGTGAGCACTGCACCATGTGCGCCGCCGCCCACGGCTGGGCCGGGCTCGGGACCGTCGTCTACGCCCACTCGGCCGCCGAGCTGACCGCGTGGCTGACCGCCCTGGACGCGCCGCCGTCCCCGGTGCGCTGTCTGCCGCTGCGGGACGTGGTGCCCGGCCTCGATGTGCGCGGGCCCGCCCCGGCGCTCACCTCCCGGCTGCGCGCGCTGCACCACGAGTTCCACCGGCGGTGCGCGGAAGGACCGTGA
- a CDS encoding YncE family protein, translating to MLAALTVCVVLAGCAADTGRGDGAGAPARTPATAAGPTDPSPAGALPEGALLVTDFGADTVTFVDPARRGRAAALGSVTVGAAPYGVALGADGMAWVATAEGVAVVDTGARRRVALIPYATATGPVTTGEYRGGGMGIALSPDGTRVYVGVNVPDGGGTLEVIDTRRRAVVRTVPVGRRPFDVDVSRDGRQVHATGHDSFDVTVVDTGTWSARRIEVAPYGTEGGLGSWLKPHYAAVRPSDGALLLPFEGERLAVVDPRSGRVRVEPMTADTHQHGVTIGADGTLYVVGTGPIDPSRDEGPSLTVRSPGGQERVVPLGGPHEDVAVSADGRTAYVSGGFTRDGHWDGISAVDLGTGRVTRLAVGHRPLDIAVL from the coding sequence GTGCTGGCCGCGCTGACGGTCTGCGTGGTGCTCGCCGGATGCGCGGCGGACACCGGGCGCGGCGACGGCGCGGGTGCGCCCGCCCGTACGCCCGCGACGGCGGCCGGTCCCACGGACCCGTCCCCGGCGGGCGCGCTGCCCGAAGGCGCCCTGCTGGTGACCGACTTCGGCGCCGACACGGTGACCTTCGTCGACCCGGCGCGCCGCGGCCGGGCGGCCGCCCTGGGCTCGGTGACCGTGGGCGCGGCTCCGTACGGCGTCGCACTCGGCGCCGACGGCATGGCGTGGGTGGCGACGGCCGAGGGTGTGGCGGTCGTGGACACCGGCGCCCGGCGCCGCGTCGCGCTGATCCCGTACGCCACGGCCACGGGCCCGGTGACCACCGGTGAGTACCGGGGCGGCGGCATGGGCATCGCCCTGTCCCCGGACGGCACGCGGGTGTACGTCGGGGTGAACGTCCCCGATGGCGGCGGCACCCTGGAGGTGATCGACACGCGCCGTCGCGCGGTGGTGCGGACCGTGCCGGTGGGACGCCGCCCCTTCGACGTCGACGTCTCGCGCGACGGCCGCCAGGTCCATGCCACCGGGCACGACTCGTTCGACGTCACGGTCGTCGACACCGGCACCTGGTCCGCGCGCCGTATCGAGGTGGCCCCGTACGGCACCGAGGGCGGCCTCGGCTCATGGCTGAAGCCGCACTACGCGGCCGTACGGCCGTCCGACGGGGCGCTGCTGCTGCCGTTCGAGGGCGAGCGGCTCGCGGTGGTGGACCCCCGCTCCGGCCGGGTCCGGGTCGAGCCGATGACCGCCGACACCCATCAGCACGGGGTCACGATCGGCGCGGACGGCACGCTGTACGTGGTCGGCACCGGGCCGATCGATCCGTCCCGGGACGAGGGGCCGTCGCTGACGGTGCGCTCCCCCGGCGGCCAGGAGCGGGTCGTCCCGCTCGGCGGGCCGCACGAGGACGTCGCCGTGTCGGCGGACGGCCGCACCGCCTATGTGTCGGGCGGCTTCACCCGGGACGGACACTGGGACGGCATCAGCGCCGTCGACCTCGGCACGGGCCGCGTCACCCGCCTGGCGGTCGGTCACCGGCCGCTGGACATCGCGGTGTTGTAG
- a CDS encoding response regulator, which yields MRLVLCDDHAVVRAGLRALLGSAAGIEVVGEAGGGAEAVALAAKLAPDVVLMDLQLGEGMDGVEATRRITAASGGAVHVLVLTTYDTDADITRAIEAGATGYLLKAERPDELFTAIHSAAAGRTALSAPVAHRVMARMRSPRPGLTDRERDILGQLARGLTNRDIAKALFLSEATVKTHLGRVYDKLGVDTRAGAVAVAKEQRLLP from the coding sequence GTGCGGCTGGTGCTGTGCGACGACCACGCCGTGGTCCGCGCCGGTCTGCGCGCCCTGCTGGGCAGCGCGGCGGGCATCGAGGTGGTGGGTGAGGCGGGCGGCGGGGCGGAGGCGGTCGCGCTCGCCGCGAAGCTCGCCCCCGACGTGGTCCTCATGGACCTGCAACTGGGGGAGGGGATGGACGGCGTGGAGGCCACCCGCCGGATCACCGCCGCTTCCGGCGGCGCCGTCCACGTCCTGGTCCTGACCACGTACGACACCGACGCCGACATCACCCGTGCCATCGAGGCGGGCGCCACCGGGTACCTGCTGAAGGCCGAGCGCCCCGACGAGCTGTTCACGGCGATCCACAGCGCCGCCGCCGGCCGTACCGCGCTGTCGGCGCCGGTCGCCCACCGGGTCATGGCCAGGATGCGCAGCCCGCGCCCCGGCCTCACCGACCGCGAGCGCGACATCCTCGGCCAGCTCGCCCGCGGGCTCACCAACCGGGACATCGCCAAGGCCCTGTTCCTGAGCGAGGCCACGGTCAAGACCCACCTGGGGCGCGTCTACGACAAGCTGGGCGTCGACACCCGCGCGGGCGCCGTGGCGGTGGCCAAGGAACAGCGCCTGCTGCCCTGA
- a CDS encoding sensor histidine kinase: MQSSSRPPSSGPKAADGGARGLAFAVHLAFFLLLGSALARYAQRHGAQPQVPAVLALAGALAVLYVIGRRTADGPPGDGLAAGDAGGAGAAPGRRRPSSGGLLRLGALVAVWAVLVALAPSFAWCAVPLFYTALRTLPERAAYTLVAFFTVFVVVAQLRLADRIDVDLVVGPPAVALLATAVFTRMDRQAARQAVLIRDLVRTRRELAATERREGTLAERQRLAMEIHDTLAQSLSSQRMLLQAADRLWATDPERARAHVRTAGTIAERSLTEARWFVHDLAPADLAEGDGLEAALRGLASRESTPERTVTCHIDGTPGPAGLPDRVQSALLRIAQGALANVREHSGATRAALTLTYLGDQVRLDIADDGRGLDTGVRAVRADGPAGVRGHGLPAIRARVRQLGGTLTVESAPGDGTVVSAAVPLPAAPGPGPSPSPTEVSAP; encoded by the coding sequence ATGCAGTCCAGCAGCCGTCCCCCGTCGAGCGGGCCGAAGGCCGCCGACGGCGGGGCCCGCGGGCTCGCGTTCGCCGTCCACCTGGCGTTCTTCCTGCTGCTGGGCTCCGCCCTGGCCCGCTATGCGCAGCGGCACGGCGCCCAGCCGCAGGTGCCCGCGGTCCTGGCGCTGGCCGGGGCCCTGGCCGTGCTGTACGTCATCGGCCGGCGCACGGCCGACGGGCCGCCCGGCGACGGACTCGCCGCCGGGGACGCGGGCGGCGCGGGCGCGGCCCCCGGACGGCGGCGGCCGTCGTCCGGCGGGCTGCTACGGCTGGGCGCGCTGGTCGCGGTCTGGGCGGTGCTGGTCGCGCTGGCACCCAGTTTCGCCTGGTGCGCGGTGCCGCTCTTCTACACCGCGCTGCGCACCCTGCCCGAACGCGCCGCGTACACGCTGGTGGCGTTCTTCACCGTCTTCGTGGTGGTGGCGCAACTGCGGCTGGCCGACCGGATCGACGTCGACCTGGTGGTCGGCCCGCCGGCCGTGGCCCTCCTGGCGACCGCGGTCTTCACCCGCATGGACCGGCAGGCGGCCCGGCAGGCCGTGCTCATCCGCGACCTGGTCCGCACCCGCCGCGAACTGGCCGCCACCGAACGCCGCGAAGGCACCCTCGCCGAGCGCCAGCGGCTCGCCATGGAGATCCACGACACCCTCGCCCAGAGCCTGTCCAGCCAGCGGATGCTGCTCCAGGCCGCCGACCGGCTGTGGGCCACCGATCCGGAGCGGGCGCGCGCCCATGTGCGCACCGCCGGCACGATCGCCGAGCGCAGTCTCACCGAGGCCCGCTGGTTCGTGCACGACCTGGCACCGGCCGACCTCGCCGAGGGCGACGGCCTGGAAGCGGCGCTGCGCGGCCTCGCCTCCCGCGAGAGCACACCCGAGCGCACCGTCACCTGCCACATCGACGGCACCCCGGGGCCGGCCGGGCTCCCCGACCGGGTGCAGTCCGCGCTGCTGCGCATCGCGCAGGGCGCCCTCGCCAACGTCCGTGAGCACTCCGGCGCGACCCGGGCCGCCCTCACCCTCACCTATCTGGGCGACCAGGTCCGTCTTGACATCGCGGACGACGGGCGCGGCCTGGACACCGGCGTGCGGGCGGTGCGCGCCGACGGGCCCGCCGGGGTGCGCGGGCACGGGCTGCCCGCGATCCGCGCCCGGGTCCGCCAGCTCGGCGGGACCCTGACCGTCGAGTCCGCGCCCGGCGACGGCACGGTCGTCTCGGCCGCCGTACCGCTCCCCGCCGCTCCCGGCCCCGGCCCCAGCCCCAGCCCCACGGAGGTCTCCGCACCGTGA